GGCCTGTCTGTACATGGGGCCCTGGCAGCTCCAGGGCTTATACTGAGGAGAAGCCATGGGCAGCTCCGACCTGATCAGTCCCTTCTTGTCGTGCAACCCTGAGAGTGTGGCTTAATGGCCCTGAGCTTGGGCTGCCACGCCCTCTGCCAATGGCAGCTGGCGCCAGCCTTGGCCCTACTCCACACGGTGGGATTCTTGATTCCTAGAATTCACAAGTACCTGGACACCCTTACGTTGGGTccccttgttttaaaaataggaaaaccaGAGCCCAGAGAGCTAACGTGCCCTCCCCAGAGTCACGCAGCCTGTGGTCCACAGAGCCAGGGCTGGAGCTCCTGCGAGGTGCTTCGTGGCCCTTTGGTGATGTTCTCTGGAGGTATTTGTGTCCCGCCTTATAAGTCCTTGTCTGGGTTTCTTTAAATGAGTCCTGGTTTCTCCCTGATGATGGGGGCTTCTGTTGTGTTTTTGCTGCATGGCCTGGGACTGGTGACACCCTGCTCACGGGTCTGTCTTGAACCTTGGAGCCACCATCTGCAGACTGCCTGGGCAGGGATGCCCACACACGTTGCTGATGATGGCACCTGCTGTGCGTTGTTCTGCTGCCCTCCCTGAGCACCATGCTGTGTTGGAGACTGCCTTTTGTGTGGACAGCTCTGGTCTGCATGTGCTGTACCTCCCAGAGGGACTGTCCAGGACCCAAGGAGGTCCCCCCAGtgctgggagaggagggaagacaTGCCACCCTCTGCCCCCGAAACGTAAAGAAATGTGGGGTTTCTTTACCCAGGCAGAGGGGTGCGCCTGCCTGATAACTAGCAGCAGAGGAGACCCCGGAGTCTCCCCGGCTTGCTGGTCCCCGGTGGGCCTCCAGCACGGCTCCCTTTCTGCCTCATCCCAGTCCCTGTGTGGTGCACCCACACTTCAGATACCTTTCCTAAGAATGTGTCAACAGTGGACACTGCAGGCTTCCCAGAGGGAATGGTTATGTCCGTTTACAATAAGATTGTCATTTGTTGATGTAAACGGAGAATCTTAGGACTGAAGCCACACCTGAGAGCACCCAGCAGTCCCGGGAGCCGGGCTTTTCCTTAACCCTGCCCTACATTACTGGGATTCAGAGACAGGGGAGAACGACTCCTTCGCTGGGAAAGGCCACACGAACCAGGTGTCCAGGATGACTGTGGACGAGTCGGGGCAGCTCATCAGCTGCAGCATGGACGACACCGTGCGGTACACCAGCCTCATGCTGCGGGACTACAGGTGAGAGCACTCAGGTCTGTGGGGGTTCTGGATGAGCCTCAGCTCCCCGCAGAGGGCTTGCGCCTCCAGCAGTTCCTGTTCTGGAGGACGCCTCACCTGCTCCTTTCACCTTTCCCGCCCCGTCCCCAGCATTGTTCTCCTGTTGTCAGCCCTGAGCCCAGCAGGGTCTGTGTTACAGGTCCAGGTGGTCTGGGTGATGCTCTTGCCCACAGACGACGACCAGGTGTGGACTCTGCCCTGGAAGCAGGGGCAGCAGATCACAGCCCTATTCTTCGGGAACCTGCTGcggtctctccctgtctccctttcctcatcagtaaagGCGGGTACAGTGGAGCCTGCCTCAGGCTGTTGCGGGTTAGGTGAGCTTGGCACAGGGCAGGTGCTGAGTACAAGACAGCATTCCCTTTCTGCTCAAGGGTGAGATGGGCACACAGTGATCTGGTTAAAAGACAatgtcttgtttgtttttgctcttgGGCCTTTGATTGGCAGTCAGTGGAGCTAGGAGAGTAGCAGTTTGCAAGTGATCTGAAGTCCTAAATGCAGTTGGAGGGACTTGTAAGGGAAATGATCCAGGCCCTGACGAGGTCACTGCACATCCAGTGTCCCCACACCCAGGTCTGACCCCTCCTCTGACCCTACATTTCTTGTGTAGACCCCTTTGTGACCCGGTAGTCCTGCCTAAGTCGTGTTGCCTGAGAGATGGGGACTCCTGGGGCCTGTTGATGGGAGCCTGGCACAGGGTGCAGCACGCAGCTCCTAGCAGGTGTGCTGTCCTTGTAGCACAGGCCCTGCCTGCCTGGCAGACTGGGCATCTGTAGGTAAATTGGGCCTTCCGATGAGTGGCAGAAGCGGCCCCAGAGCCCAGGCATCTGGGCCCTGGTCCTCTTTCTACTGCCCTGTGGTGACCCCACTCTTAACACGTCCCATAAAGGTCTTCCCTGGGCCAGATAACCGAAGGCAAGGCCCTTACAGAGCCAGCCTTGGCCTGGTGACCTTGCTGCGGAACCTTTGGGGATGCCACACTTGGCCCAGTGACACAGAAATTTCCTTGATTGTCTCAGTTTTCAAGAAGTTTGTGTGTATGAGTCTTTCTAGGACAAGTTTTGATAGCATTGGCCAAGGCTAAAGATAACATGATTTTCACCCATTAAAGGTAACGGATTCTTAAAAGTTACCCATCCATTTTAGGGAGCAGAGCTCAATTCTGTCTGTGCTCAGTAAACTCCAGAGTCTTTAGCCAACAGACAGGGGGAAAAAAGCCACATCTGGGTGTAATGAGGGCTTACCACAGATAAATAAGAGCATAAACAATGCCCTTCACTGCCTCCTGCCACTcctacccaccccccacccctcccccaccggGCCCccattattatttataatctcTTTGCACCAGAGTCATGGGTCTTTTTTTCTACCATCCCATATTTTAGCAAGTCTCTCCAGTACAGATGGCAGTAGAATTGCCTTCTCCTAAGGAGCAAAACTGCTGTGGTTTAACGTAAATATGTATGCATACCTACACTGAGCTGCTGCAGTGTCGAAGTAATGTGCTTCCTTTCTCTCAACAGTGGACAAGGAGTTGTGAAACTGGACGTTCAGCCAAAGTGCGTAGCTGTCGGCCCTGGGGGATACGCCGTGGTCGTGTGCATTGGGCAGGTAGGGACCTGGCTTAGTGTTTGGGTTGGAGCCTGCAGCTGTGTGGTGCCTGCTTGCTGAAATTTGACTCACATCCCATTTGACAGTTGCTCTAGCCAGTGTTTTGGTTGAGTGCTCATTTGCACTGCATTAGGGGATCTCAtatatttaatcctcaccaccaTCCTGTCAgttgtacagatgaagaaatggaggcacgGAATGGAAAAGTTGGTTGTCCAAGGCCACAGCTGGtcagagggcagagctgggatttgtcTCTAAGCCTCAGACCACGCTGCGTGCCCGTCAGCCTGTAAGGTCTATGAGAGACTCTGTGGGGTGGGCCTGCCTTTGCTCCTGTTCACATCCCAGCCCTTCTGCGTTGTAGCTGTGTGACTTCTGGCATTTACCTCACcctttctgagccttagtttcccaTCCCCAGCACTCACAGATCCAGGTGATTATGAGGAAGTACATGTAAGGCTCCTCACACCATCTTGGTTCctcttacagatgaggaggcCGAGGCCTAGAGCAGCTTGGTACTTTCCCGCATGCAGAAGGGTAGCACCTGATTCCCTAGCCTGGCTTCTCAACCCAGACAGCGGGGCCATCTGCACACCTTGGGAATATCCGGACCAAAGCCACCTGAGACCCAAGCCTGACCCACTTTATACAGAATTCTGCCCTGCAGAATATATTATCTGCTGGCGGGCTTAGGCTTGCTGGCATGTAGACCGGGGAAGGCAAGGGGCACCTGTTGGCACGAGTGGCGAGCCCTGCTAAAGAAAGCTGCTTTCAGGACCCTCTGGCCCTCCTTTGCCTTGTGAACTTAATTGCTTTAGGGAGAGTGGATTTCTCTGCGTCCTAGATAATAAGAAATCCCTGCCAAGTAATTATTGCAAACAGCCTGGACAgccagtgggggtggggaggtgcaaAGGGAATCCACACATGGAGTGCCTCGAGGCCTGGGGGAAATGCTACAAAGCAGAGTTCTAGAAGGCTGGCAGGTGGCCTGTCTCTACAGCAGGGCTCTTCCCAGCCAAGGGGTCTGCACATGGGGCTTTGTGGGTGAGGGGATGAGGCCTAGGGCAGAGTGCCCTGTGTCTCCAGACccaggtttcctcatctgtaaagttgtGGTCATCATAggccaccctttcccctgaggcTGAGAGGATGTTCAGACGGGCCCAGGTGGCGCCTGCCACCTGGGAGGTTAGAAAGGACCCCGGTAGGGTTGTGGTGTGTACGGGACAGGCTCCAGGTCCCTGCACCTCCTCATGTGGCATTTCTCTGTGATCTGCTGTTACCCGATCCTCCCAGGGCATCTGGAACCCCTGCTCTGGGTCAGAATTTTCTGCAGAGCTCCCTGTCACCAGTCAAAGGGTTAGGAGGGTGCTGGGAGGGGCCTGGGATTTTAGATCAGGAAACAACCAGGTTCAAGTCTCATGTCGGATGAAGCTTCAAGCAAATGCTTAGGCCCTCATTCTTCACCTGTGAGTAGGTAAGGCCACCCCCAGAGCCAGGCAGATGACAGAGGTGCGTCTTCAGTAGTAGGTGTTAGTCAGGGCGCTGCTGCCATTCATCCCGATCCACCCACAATCCACGCAGAAACAGAAGCCCAGAGGGTAGGGGCAGAGGCTGCCTGCCCTCATGACAGCTAGTGGCGTGGATAGGGGCACACTGGGATAAAGGCAAAACTCAAGAGATGAAGGCCACTCTGTCTGGGAGCGGTAGAGTAAGTTAGAACCGGAAGAATTGACAAGGAGGGGAGACAAAAGGAAGGCCTCTGCTGCACGTGCCAGAGGCAAAGGCCCAGTGTGGGTGCCGAGGCTTGGATTCTGGGCGAGTCCCGGCTCAGCCTGTGGGAACTGGAACCTTGGGCGTGCGGCATAAGCACCGTACCCCATTTTCTCCTCTGAAACGGGGAACCCGATCCCTGCCTTGTGGGGCTGGAACACTCACAGCAGAGCGCTGGCACGTGCCCAGGGGCTGTTGCTGTTTTTGCTTACTGTTGTTAGTACCTATCTTACCCTGAACATTGACTCCCATCTTCATGACAGCCAGGCACCACTGGCTACTGAGGCCCAGGATGGTTATGGGCGGTCCCTTCATCCAGCAAGCAGCTGTGCTGGGGTCAAGCCTCGGTCTGTCAGTCTTAGGAGCCCTGCCCAGTCAGCAGTGTGCCGTGGGGGTGTCCCCACTGCAGCCCAGACACCTGAGTACTTGGCACCCTGGCAGTTCTGAGGGCTGACCGGCATGGCTCAGCCCACGCTGAGGACGGTCTCCTGCCTTCTCGCCAAGCAGGTCAGGAGTAAAGACAGTGTGGGGCTTGTGTGGCAGCCACCATGAGAGGTGCGTGCTTCCCAGTGGTCTTGGGGCATCAGGAGAAGCGACCCCGGCCCCAGGGAGTAGGCACCGGCCTCCAGGCCACTGTGCTGTGCTGCCATCTGTCCCTCTCCCCCTGCGAGTCATGCTTGGGTGGAGAGCAGAGTGTGTCTGTAGACTAGAGTGTTGCAGCTCCACTGCCATTCTGCTGGAGTCAGAGGCGGATGCTCCACAGCTGGGTGCCTGTGTTGTCTCCTGGGCGCCACGAGGTTCTCCTCCTGTCCCCGGGCTGTAGGAGAACCACGCGCTGAGgaactctgtttctttcttttgttctaagAAGCCAGGACCTAGAATCCCGTGTGCCATCTTCTTTTGCACTGTTGGTTTGGGGCCTTGTTGCTCCCCAGTGCTCCCATCCTGACGCCTAGGAGTACTGTTCAGCGGAGTGCGTTTATTTCCCTCACTGACTGGAGGAACTAAGTTTCAGAGGCCAAGTGACTTTCCAAGAGGTGGTGCTGTGGTGACAGCCGTGGAAGTAATGTAGTGATGACAGTAATGGTCACAGTTAGTTGTGTTTCCTGCCCCACCTGACTGAGGGTCACAAGGCTGGGACTGAGTCCAGGTGGTGTGGCTCAGAGCCCCAGGTGGCCCTGCAAAGAGGTTGGGGATGGAGCCAAACCCAGCTCCAGTGATCCCCAACAGGGATGCGCCCCTCCTGCCACTGAGGGCTTTGTCCCGAAGGGCTGGACCGCCTGACCAGCTGCCTGTGTGTGCCACAGATTGTCCTGCTGAAGGATCAGAGGAAGTGCTTCAGCATCGACAACCCCGGCTACGAGCCCGAAGTTGTGGCAGTGCACCCCAGCGGGGACACAGTGGCCGTTGGGGGTGCGGTAAGTCGCTTTCCTCTCCCCTGTGCCCTCTGTCCTTGGCATCTGGGTGATTTGGGGACAGCGTGAGCTGTGTGAGTACCGGGGCTGTCTCAGGGAAGGCGAGGGGTCAGGGGAAGGATGGGGGGAGTGGGGGCGAGGGACCTGCTCTGGGGCCCAGCCACCTCCTGCCACCCAGAGCTGGAGCCTTCCCCTGCCCTCCTCGGCACTTCCCCCACCTCACTGCCTGGGTGCCCACAAGACTGTGGACAGTGAGGTAGAAGGAGTGCCAAGGAGGGGACAGCTGGGGCTCAGAGCCAGCCCCATGAGTGGTGGGTGGAGTGCAAGAAGGTAGCAGGTCAGGAAATCAAGGAATGGCATCCCCTGGGGCTGTGCTCGGCTCATAGGTTGAATGAAGAGTGACAGAAATTTCCCAGCATCTTCAAGGTGCAGTGCTAACCAGGCATTTTACACTTTCCCTTGAGTTCTGCCTCGGCGTAATTTTCATGCCCTTGAATTTGTGTGCGCAGCCTGGTCACAGTGTGCCTGGCCAAGTCCTGAGTGCTTTGTAGAAGAGCTCatttcccctccccagcccaggaGGGCAGCCCTCCGATAACCCAGTCCTGCAGCAGGCGTGGCGGTGGCCTCCATGCTGGGGGCTGGATGGGTCTACGTGCTGCCGGGTCCTTAGGTGCCGGATGTGACCGGGGCATGGAGTGGCTTCCTCCACCAGCCAGCTTGAGGGCCTCAGGAGACCAGCGGTGCCCCGAGGTACCGACAGCCGTTTTCAGAGAGCTGCGTAGGTTTCAGGCCCATCCACGGGAAGAGCCATGCCCAGCGCCTGGCATGGGCCCGGCAGAGCAGCAGTCAGTCGGAATGGCACAGTTTCTTAAGCCCTCGACCCCTCCCTTCACAaagggtgggtgtggtgtgtgtgttcgGGGGTGGCTCACTTCCTCTCTATCCCTGCCGTAGGATGGCAACGTCCgcctgtactccatcctgggcaccACGCTGAAGGATGAGGGCAAGCTCCTAGAGGCCAAAGGCCCCGTGACCGATGTGGCCTACTCCCATGACGGCGCCTTCCTCGCAGTGTGTGACGCCAGCAAGGTGGTCACAGTGTTCAGCGTTGCTGACGGCTACTCAGTGAGTGGCGGCGGGCTCCTCCTCTGTCCCTGTGCTGGGCGGTGCAGGTGGCAGTGGGAGGTTATCCGTGATTTGGTGACCTTGAGCTGAGCCTGTCTGAGCTGTAGCTTTCTTGCCTCTACAAGTAGCAGGTCCCTCGTGCCATGCTTCCGAGGAGTCAGTGGGTTTGCAGGGGTCACTGGCGTAGAGTTAGAGCCTGAGAAACCTGGGTCCTCGTTGTCGCCGTGAGGGGTAAGCGAGGTGATATGGGCAACTGTGGTCTGAACCTGACCTGCCACCTCTCTTGTTTTCAACCTGCAATTAGGAGAACAATGTTTTTTATGGACACCATGCAAAAATCGTCTGCCTGGCCTGGTCCCCAGACAATGAACACTTTGCCTCCGGTGGCATGGACATGATGGTGTATGTTTGGACCCTGAGTGACCCGGAAACCAGAGTCAAGATCCAAGGTGACTTCCACCCCCAGGCCTTGGCAGGGACCACCCATGGTCCAGGGCTCCACAGGCCACTTCACTGGCTGTCCCCTGGCTGCGGTCCCCAGCGCTAAGTAGCCTCTGTGCTTGTAGACAGGTGGCCCAGAAGAGGTGTGGGTCTCCTTCCCTCCAGCAAGCACCAGCTGCGCTGCTGGCCGTACTGAGGGACCACGGGGGTCCCACGCACAGGACACCTGCTGAGCTGAGTGAAGGCCTCACTTTTGACATCTTCACTTTCCCCACTCACCCCTTAAATCCCACCTGGGACCAGGGTCTCCCGCTCCCTAAGATAGCCACGTCCAGTGTATAATGTGCACCTCATGTAGTGTGGAAATTTCCTggtagccacatttaaaaaggaaacaggtgAAATGATTTGTAACAGTAGATTGTGTTTAGCCCCACATGTCATCATTTCTCCCTATGGGGGTTGTGATGTCCCCACGTGGCCACGCACGTATGGGGAGGCAGCTCTGTGTTGTCCAAACCCTCCCCTCCCCGAGTGCCCCCTACCGCTCTCCTCCTAGTGTGTGGTCAAGTCCCCTCATCCATTCTCCTTGAAGACATCCTTTTGTGTTAAACATTAATGGGGCcctttcctatttaaaaatgtCTGAGCCCACCCCCCAGAGCCCATTCCCCAGCTGCAGGCTTCAGGTGCGGGACAGGCAAAGAGGGAATGCAGCCCAGTCTGGAAAGGAGGAGACACAAAGCAGGTTTCAATGTCCGTCTTGGTTTATAAGGCAGTTGACAGTCTGGTAGTGAGAATCAAACAAGTTCATGAATGAAATGgatccagaaaaaaatacagcaagaGCTAGTCGGATAGAGATTAGGGGGTTGGGGTCTATGTCTTCACTGTGAGGTCACAGGCCACCAAACACGAAGGGACCTCGGCGTCGGGTTCTCTCATACAGATAGTGCACCTGGAAAAGAGCCAGCCTGGTGATGTGGACAGAGCGCTAAAGCCTGGTGCTGTGGACAGAGTGCTGAAGCCTGGCCTCACAGCCAAGTCATGCTTGATGGTTGAAGGCACTCCGAGGCACCTGTGCCACCCGCAGGTCAAGGCTTTCTGCATCAGGGTGTATGCCGtgccaggcaggggtgggggctgaATCTCACCCTGTCTGGGTGGGGCTGCAGATGTAGAGGCTGGGGGCCACCCAGACCTGGGGAGCAGAGAGCTAGTGGGAACCCCCTTGACTGTAGCTGGGAGCCTCCCTGGGCTTCATAGGCAGAGCCAGCCACAGAGGAGCCATAAGCGCACAGGCACCGTCTCACTGTTGGCATCTCGGGTGGGTGGAGGCAAGATGATAGGGAATCAAATCTGTTCACCCACGGTGTGACTGTCACAAGAGGGGAAAGTCAGTGATCCCCCCAGTCCTGTGTTTTCCAGCCTCTTATTGGTTGTCATGCCTGCCCCATTTTAATAGGGCATGGATACAGTGTAGCTGTTTGTGTGTTGTCTGCATGGCATCCCTTTTATACGTAGGAAGACATTGTTATTTCACTCCCTTGGAACTTGATTGTCAAGACTTGGAGAGAGGGAGCCACTGGCATCTGTAGGtggagccagggatgctgctaattACCCTGCAGCACACAAAAACGAGGTACCCGGCCCTGGGGTTCAGGAGTGTCACGCGGAGAATTCAGCCccactgccaccatgccagactccTGAGTTACAATGATTCGTGGCCATTTTGTTGGGGGCCCTGGAGATGATTTAGGCACAGGTCGTTCCATCTTCCTAGTCCAAGATGTACATCGATGCAGAGAAATTTGGCTTTTCGTTAAATCGCACCCTTTCTTCCCAGATGCACACCGGCTGCACCACGTCAGCAGCCTGGCCTGGCTGGACGAGCACACGCTGGTCACGACCTCCCATGACGCCTCTGTCAAGGAGTGGACAATCACCTACTGAGGAGCCCCACCCCCGCCTCTGGATGGACCGAATCAGGGACTAGAGTTTAACTGCCGCGGAACATGtcatttctctatttctgtgacgCGCCCCCATTCCTCCACCCCACCGCAAAAGGCAGGAGGGCCCCGTCATGACCCTTGTCTCTGCAGGGTGTCTGTACACGTTCTTCTGAAAGCTTTAGACAGGAACAGTTTGCACATGAAAAATAAAGCGAGCACCTAAACAATGTGTGGCGCGTAACTAAAACCCACAGCCCAACCAAACCTTGAGAATGCGGAACATTCCAGAGGCAGTAGCCTCCAAAGCACACAGAGCCACTGGCCCCACCGTGGCTCTCACTGTCTGTCAGGGGAGGTTGTACAGGTGAATGAGCCGGGGGGCTCATGTTCCTGCCTGCAGAACATTTCTGTACTAGTGATAAGAGGGAATATGCATTGCAGTTCAGCAAAGCCGGAATTCTGTGTTAAGCAGATGTCTGTCTCCCTAGTGTGTGACTCAAACCTTGTGGCTGCCTTCAGAGCGCCACCTCCAGATCAGATGGGGACACACAACCCCTGGATATGTTTCATTGTCAGATTTTGTGCTTGATTTTAGGAATGGAATTGTGGGttgttttggtttctttccttttttttaatgtgtcttaaCTGTTGCCTGTCAGTGTTTACAAACTAGTGCGTTGACAGCACCATGTCCAGGTTTTTAGAACCCTTGTTAGCCAGACCAAGGTGTCTTAGTCACCATTTCACCATCATGCTTTGATGTTCCCGTCTTTCCCTCTTCTGCTCTCAAGAGCAAAGGTTAATTTAAGGACAAAGATGAAGTCACTGTAAACTAATCTGTCATCATTTttaccttccttttctttttcagtgcagaaattaaaagtataaagcACCGTGATTGGGAGTGTTTTTGCGTGTGTCGGAATCACTGGTAAATGTTGGCTGAGAACAATCCCTCCCCTTGCACTTGTGAAAACACTTTGAGCGCTTTAAGAGATTAGCctgagaaataattaaatatcttttctcttcATTGTGGATCACTGACTTTGTGTGATGGGGGTACGTGGGGCGTCTGGGTGGGGAGGAACGTTTGTGGGATTTTCCTGGCTTTAGAGGTCTTAGCAGCCTCAGGCAGGAAATGTTTGGAACACAGGATTGTCAGATCCATCGTGTGGTGGAAGGGAAGCCCCAGAGAAAGGGCTGGAACCCTCGGTTCCCACTCCTAACCATGCCGCCAGATCACCCTGTGACGTGGGTCACATCCCTGCCCTTCTCTGGGCCTAAGTTTCTTTGTCAACTGAAAACACTGGACTAGATGATGTCTATATCCCATCTACTTCTCAAATTCTTAGCAGCCTGTATAGCTTTCAGGTAAGGAATAGCACACATTTAGATGTTAAAAATCAAATTCCCAAACATCCAAATTCATTGCAAAGTGAAAGACACTGTTCTTTGAAAGTGCCTTTTGTACTTTTGTAACAATTATAAAGTTGTCTAAATTTGTaatcccaatttaaaaaaaaaaatcttcaaagagTCTAATGATACTGCTTCTTAGAAAAGTCAGGGGATAAAATGTTAGTCTATAACATCTGAAGCTGGGGCTCCCTCTTAATAAATTCCACAAATGACTTTATTCCTATGTGTATTTTGGGTTAGGAACAAGGTACTTTTCACATCAATGGTAATGGTGAACCATTCAGTAAATGGTGATGATAAAACTGGGTGACAAAAATAGTCTTGCTTACCTTGTCTTTGTAGCAAAAACTGTAAGAGGGCAAGAAAATACTGAATTTAGTCACAAACACGAGTGTTTCTAAGAATGACAAAAATGGTAAAGAATAGAAGTGATACATTtgactatgtatttttaaaatctgaagaggg
Above is a window of Nomascus leucogenys isolate Asia chromosome 20, Asia_NLE_v1, whole genome shotgun sequence DNA encoding:
- the WDR1 gene encoding WD repeat-containing protein 1 isoform X2, whose amino-acid sequence is MGSTVLDQQLGCLWQKDHLLSVSLSGYINYLDRNNPSKPLRIIKGHSKSIQCLTVHKNGGKSYIYSGSHDGHINYWDSETGENDSFAGKGHTNQVSRMTVDESGQLISCSMDDTVRYTSLMLRDYSGQGVVKLDVQPKCVAVGPGGYAVVVCIGQIVLLKDQRKCFSIDNPGYEPEVVAVHPSGDTVAVGGADGNVRLYSILGTTLKDEGKLLEAKGPVTDVAYSHDGAFLAVCDASKVVTVFSVADGYSENNVFYGHHAKIVCLAWSPDNEHFASGGMDMMVYVWTLSDPETRVKIQDAHRLHHVSSLAWLDEHTLVTTSHDASVKEWTITY
- the WDR1 gene encoding WD repeat-containing protein 1 isoform X3, which gives rise to MSTSLSLGRSKTLLGLKTVRGSPWSGKEGRSEFGAVFLWDSGSSVGEITGHNKVINSVDIKQSRPYRLATGSDDNCAAFFEGPPFKFKFTIGDHSRFVNCVRFSPDGNRFATASADGQIYIYDGKTGEKVCALGGSKAHDGGIYAISWSPDSTHLLSASGDKTSKIWDVNVNSVVSTFPMGSTVLDQQLGCLWQKDHLLSVSLSGYINYLDRNNPSKPLRIIKGHSKSIQCLTVHKNGGKSYIYSGSHDGHINYWDSETGENDSFAGKGHTNQVSRMTVDESGQLISCSMDDTVRYTSLMLRDYSGQGVVKLDVQPKCVAVGPGGYAVVVCIGQIVLLKDQRKCFSIDNPGYEPEVVAVHPSGDTVAVGGADGNVRLYSILGTTLKDEGKLLEAKGPVTDVAYSHDGAFLAVCDASKVVTVFSVADGYSENNVFYGHHAKIVCLAWSPDNEHFASGGMDMMVYVWTLSDPETRVKIQDAHRLHHVSSLAWLDEHTLVTTSHDASVKEWTITY